From Leptotrichia wadei, one genomic window encodes:
- a CDS encoding efflux RND transporter permease subunit, whose amino-acid sequence MTVAEFATKRVVSTTMILIFMIFAGWVAMTGMKQERIPDFDTPIVVVNATWTGATAEDVKTQVSKKIEDAALNVDGIKNITTSSSYGSSVVTIEFNYGVDTDIKQVQVQTQIDKIKGQLPDDDNFKDPTVSKLDMAGSSNMALMIGITGKNKELITSFVEETLQPRLKRNRGIGNISVMGNATRQIKVWLDPARLKEYNLSAAEIYSKIKAANTVTPAGTITDGTKEFILKVDGELKELDQIQDIVISNQNNQTVRLADVAKVEYGTEDPTSYVTYNGKEMVAVMIQKSKDGNLVEVAKKAKETLKEAKPLFPEGSNYNIIVDNSEKVSESIKNVASSGIQAVIITIIVLFVFLKNLRASLVVGTLIPISAMFTFFLLTTQGITLNMISLMGLSLAVGSLVDNGVVTLDNIFDHIQINKEPADVAAIRGTNEVILPMMASTATSVCVFLPIILFEGIAKEVFKSIAFSMMFALSASIIVAMLWVPMASSLFLDVKKISDNAEKAAKFNAFRDKYKELVAKVLENRWKMVIGVIITFVIVVFGIGKTVKTTFFPTIDDNQYSVVATLATGLDLDVSKDIANKMEAVVKADPATKDINVIASKSAATINVDVKKDTMKAMNRVREKLKDLPNVTLAVSPQKAGGMMSQKDYSFQIEGEDPQELNRIANSIMNDMKSQSWFKDVKSSTEGGYPQAKLEVDRVKAESYGITVTDITQMLFMTASGSANPIDVTQSTETLDVVLELEKNQKNSLNKIMDLEIKTNKGTYVRLGDIATMQYEESASTISTENGTRIVTVGANLDKSKGFNDAAAFIQQSFKKANPAEGYKIGVAGQAKNQAEMGGQIMKDLLLAIVLIYTVLAVQLESFILPLMIMTTLPLSMIGVILGLAITRVQLSMFVMIGILMLFGMAVNNAIVMLDFVAGLRKKGWSIHDALVEACGSRLRPILMTTLTTVLGWLPMVFSSKGSSGYYQGMAIAVMFGLSFCTVLTLFFTPVLYSLVEERKERKQKEKEERRRQEKEEERKGYAK is encoded by the coding sequence ATGACAGTAGCAGAATTTGCAACGAAGAGAGTAGTGTCGACAACGATGATACTTATATTTATGATTTTTGCTGGTTGGGTAGCGATGACAGGTATGAAACAGGAAAGAATACCAGATTTTGATACACCGATAGTTGTTGTTAATGCCACTTGGACGGGAGCGACAGCGGAAGATGTAAAAACCCAAGTATCTAAAAAAATTGAAGATGCGGCATTGAATGTAGATGGAATTAAAAATATTACAACATCTTCATCTTATGGTTCATCAGTAGTTACGATAGAGTTTAACTATGGTGTAGATACAGATATTAAACAAGTACAAGTTCAAACACAAATAGATAAAATAAAAGGACAATTGCCAGATGATGATAACTTTAAAGATCCTACAGTATCAAAATTAGATATGGCAGGGAGTTCCAACATGGCGTTAATGATTGGAATTACTGGGAAAAATAAAGAGTTAATAACATCATTTGTTGAAGAAACATTACAACCTAGATTGAAGAGAAATAGAGGTATTGGTAATATTTCTGTAATGGGTAATGCGACAAGACAAATTAAAGTTTGGCTGGATCCAGCTAGATTGAAGGAATATAATTTGTCAGCGGCAGAAATTTATAGTAAAATAAAAGCAGCTAATACAGTAACACCAGCAGGTACAATAACTGATGGGACGAAAGAATTTATCCTAAAAGTTGATGGAGAGTTAAAAGAGCTTGATCAAATTCAGGATATCGTTATTTCAAATCAAAATAATCAAACAGTTAGATTGGCTGATGTGGCAAAAGTTGAGTACGGAACAGAGGATCCTACATCATATGTAACATATAATGGAAAAGAAATGGTTGCCGTTATGATTCAAAAGAGTAAAGATGGTAACTTGGTAGAGGTTGCTAAAAAGGCTAAGGAAACTTTGAAAGAAGCAAAACCATTATTTCCAGAAGGTTCTAATTACAATATAATAGTTGATAACAGTGAAAAAGTTAGTGAATCGATAAAAAATGTTGCAAGTTCTGGGATACAAGCGGTTATCATTACAATTATAGTACTTTTTGTATTCTTGAAAAACTTGCGAGCGTCATTAGTTGTGGGAACATTGATTCCTATTTCAGCAATGTTTACATTCTTTTTACTTACAACACAAGGGATAACATTGAATATGATTTCGTTAATGGGATTATCACTTGCGGTTGGATCACTGGTAGATAACGGGGTTGTTACGCTGGATAATATTTTTGATCACATTCAGATTAATAAGGAACCAGCAGATGTAGCAGCGATACGGGGTACAAATGAAGTAATTCTTCCGATGATGGCGTCAACAGCAACTTCAGTTTGTGTATTTTTACCAATTATATTATTTGAAGGAATTGCTAAGGAAGTATTTAAGAGTATTGCATTTTCAATGATGTTTGCGTTGTCAGCTTCGATTATTGTTGCGATGTTATGGGTTCCAATGGCTTCAAGTTTATTTTTAGATGTTAAAAAAATATCAGATAATGCTGAAAAAGCTGCTAAATTTAATGCATTTAGAGATAAATATAAAGAATTAGTGGCAAAAGTATTGGAAAATAGATGGAAAATGGTAATTGGAGTTATAATAACATTTGTTATAGTCGTATTTGGAATAGGAAAAACGGTAAAAACTACGTTCTTTCCAACGATTGATGATAATCAATATTCGGTAGTTGCGACACTTGCGACAGGATTGGATTTAGATGTATCAAAGGATATTGCAAATAAAATGGAAGCTGTTGTAAAAGCAGATCCAGCGACTAAAGATATAAATGTTATTGCCTCAAAAAGTGCAGCGACAATAAATGTTGACGTAAAGAAAGATACAATGAAGGCAATGAACCGTGTCAGAGAAAAATTAAAAGATTTACCAAATGTAACACTTGCGGTTTCACCACAAAAAGCAGGAGGTATGATGTCACAAAAAGATTATTCATTCCAAATAGAAGGTGAAGATCCACAAGAATTAAATAGAATTGCAAATTCGATAATGAATGATATGAAGAGCCAGTCTTGGTTTAAGGATGTTAAGTCATCGACTGAAGGTGGATATCCACAAGCTAAATTAGAAGTTGACAGAGTAAAAGCGGAAAGTTATGGAATAACTGTAACAGATATTACTCAAATGTTATTTATGACAGCTTCTGGATCAGCAAATCCGATTGATGTAACTCAAAGTACAGAAACATTGGATGTAGTGTTGGAATTGGAAAAAAATCAAAAAAATTCATTGAATAAAATTATGGATTTAGAGATAAAAACTAATAAAGGAACTTATGTTAGATTAGGAGATATTGCTACAATGCAATATGAAGAAAGTGCTTCGACTATTTCAACAGAAAATGGTACAAGAATTGTAACAGTTGGTGCAAACTTGGATAAATCAAAAGGATTTAACGATGCAGCAGCATTTATTCAACAGTCATTCAAGAAGGCAAATCCAGCTGAAGGATATAAAATTGGAGTAGCAGGACAAGCTAAAAACCAAGCTGAAATGGGTGGACAAATTATGAAAGACTTGTTACTTGCGATTGTGTTAATTTATACAGTACTTGCAGTTCAGTTGGAATCATTCATCTTGCCACTTATGATTATGACAACATTGCCATTATCAATGATTGGAGTAATTTTAGGATTAGCGATAACTAGAGTACAACTTAGTATGTTCGTTATGATTGGTATCTTGATGTTATTCGGTATGGCGGTTAATAATGCGATTGTAATGCTTGACTTCGTTGCGGGATTACGGAAAAAAGGCTGGTCGATACATGATGCCTTAGTAGAAGCCTGTGGTTCAAGACTTCGACCAATTTTAATGACAACGCTTACAACAGTATTAGGTTGGTTGCCAATGGTATTCTCAAGTAAAGGAAGTTCGGGATACTATCAAGGAATGGCGATTGCAGTAATGTTTGGACTTTCATTCTGTACGGTCTTGACATTGTTCTTTACGCCAGTGTTGTATTCGTTGGTTGAAGAAAGAAAAGAGAGAAAACAAAAAGAAAAAGAAGAAAGAAGAAGACAAGAAAAAGAAGAAGAACGAAAAGGGTATGCAAAATAA
- a CDS encoding PG0541 family transporter-associated protein translates to MKRLEIYFDSFYTEKMKEELREYGIDQYFIVPAVHSSWSKTFKHFNTHVWPGTDSILVTYLEDRHAQEIIRIIKIMKIDLGRGISMGAVILPVEDIIL, encoded by the coding sequence GTGAAAAGATTAGAAATATATTTTGATTCATTTTATACGGAAAAAATGAAAGAAGAATTAAGAGAGTATGGAATAGATCAATATTTTATAGTTCCAGCTGTTCATAGTTCTTGGAGTAAAACTTTTAAACATTTTAATACACATGTTTGGCCAGGGACAGACAGTATTTTAGTTACTTATTTGGAAGACAGGCACGCACAAGAGATTATACGGATTATTAAAATTATGAAGATAGATTTAGGTCGTGGAATTTCGATGGGTGCGGTTATTTTGCCAGTAGAGGATATTATTTTGTAA
- the upp gene encoding uracil phosphoribosyltransferase, translated as MAVFELKHPLIEHKLSNLRNKHTDTKLFRESLNEIAGLMVYEATKHLPLKEIETETPIQKTTTKVLDKPITLVPILRAGLGMIDGILQLLPNAKVGHLGVYRNEETLEPVYYYAKMPTNVVESQVFVVDPMLATGGSMIYTLDYLKEKGVKNITVLCIIGAPEGIKKFTEKHPDVDLYIAAIDDGLNEHAYIYPGLGDAGDRIFGTK; from the coding sequence ATGGCAGTTTTTGAATTGAAACATCCACTAATTGAACATAAACTTTCAAATTTGAGAAATAAACATACAGATACTAAACTTTTTAGGGAAAGCCTAAACGAAATAGCAGGACTTATGGTTTATGAAGCAACAAAACATTTGCCGCTCAAGGAGATTGAAACAGAAACTCCTATTCAGAAAACGACTACAAAAGTTCTGGATAAGCCAATAACATTAGTTCCCATCCTAAGAGCAGGACTTGGAATGATAGATGGAATATTGCAGCTTCTTCCAAACGCAAAAGTGGGGCATCTGGGAGTTTACAGAAACGAAGAAACTTTAGAGCCGGTCTATTATTACGCAAAAATGCCAACAAACGTTGTTGAAAGTCAAGTTTTCGTAGTAGATCCAATGCTTGCAACAGGTGGTTCAATGATTTACACACTTGACTATTTGAAAGAAAAAGGTGTAAAAAATATAACTGTACTTTGTATCATTGGTGCTCCTGAAGGAATAAAGAAATTTACTGAAAAACATCCCGATGTTGACTTATACATTGCGGCAATTGATGACGGACTTAATGAACATGCGTATATCTATCCAGGATTGGGAGATGCAGGAGATAGAATATTTGGAACAAAATAG
- a CDS encoding sensor histidine kinase, giving the protein MKLKKTMRNSMLLQLFFYYLVGNLLFILFLSSIFYYTSKYIIMNKEIEYTNKNVMSTSRYITLYVEKLQNIINLLSVNADVRNFLTLGNNNSKKSIEKMVYSILDNNKGIKNITVIGKNGSIISSDKNNDMKISANMMKEKWYVDAINNSDMPVFNPVRKDEDSSMNSNSWFLSISRDIKNSKGENLGVIVFDIKYEMFERYLRSNAFGRQSDSIIIDNHGNVIYYRDVKCFADKKCLEKFSEKNKNKDTYLYETQIENTNWNLRSLANTNDLVTLKKNFSHIVIIIFLFSLAFSSIITFIVITKILKPLIKLENHMQNFENNLREFHLSEKTGYEIQNLVEHFNVMVEKIKYLREYEIKALHSQINPHFLYNTLDTIIWMAEFEDNEKVISITKSLANYFRLSLSNGHEKIPLKDEIMHTKEYLFIQKQRYENKLSYFFNIEDESLLSIKVPKIIIQPIVENSIYHGIKNLSGNGIITIDVYRQNSTVNISVKDNGIGFEKAKQFKKSKTGGVGIKNVDKRIKFYYGKNYGVFINKDSKTEGAEVVIKIPFKSSL; this is encoded by the coding sequence ATGAAATTAAAAAAAACTATGAGAAATTCAATGCTGTTGCAGTTATTTTTTTATTATCTTGTTGGAAATTTACTGTTTATACTTTTTTTAAGCAGCATTTTTTATTATACTTCAAAATATATAATAATGAACAAAGAAATTGAGTACACTAACAAAAATGTAATGAGTACATCACGTTATATCACACTTTATGTTGAGAAATTACAAAATATAATTAATCTTTTGTCCGTTAATGCGGATGTTAGAAATTTTTTAACATTGGGAAATAATAATTCAAAAAAAAGTATTGAAAAAATGGTTTATTCAATTCTCGATAATAATAAAGGGATAAAAAATATTACTGTGATTGGAAAAAATGGTAGTATTATTTCCAGTGATAAAAATAACGATATGAAAATATCAGCAAATATGATGAAGGAAAAATGGTATGTTGACGCAATAAATAATTCAGATATGCCTGTTTTCAATCCAGTCAGAAAAGATGAAGATTCTTCCATGAACTCTAATTCGTGGTTTTTGTCAATTAGTCGGGATATAAAAAATTCAAAAGGAGAGAATCTGGGAGTTATTGTATTTGATATAAAATATGAAATGTTTGAAAGGTATTTACGTTCTAATGCTTTTGGAAGACAAAGTGACAGCATTATTATAGATAATCATGGCAATGTGATTTATTACAGAGATGTAAAATGTTTTGCTGATAAAAAATGTCTTGAAAAATTTTCAGAAAAGAATAAAAATAAAGATACATATTTATACGAAACACAGATTGAAAATACAAACTGGAATTTAAGAAGCCTTGCAAACACAAATGACCTAGTTACGTTGAAGAAAAATTTTTCTCACATAGTTATCATTATTTTCCTATTTTCACTAGCTTTTTCCTCTATTATTACATTTATCGTAATAACAAAGATTCTAAAGCCTTTAATAAAACTGGAAAATCATATGCAAAACTTTGAAAATAATCTACGGGAATTTCATTTAAGTGAAAAAACAGGCTATGAAATTCAGAACCTTGTGGAACATTTTAATGTAATGGTTGAAAAGATAAAATATTTGCGGGAATATGAAATAAAGGCTCTTCACAGCCAGATTAATCCACATTTTCTGTATAACACGCTAGATACAATCATTTGGATGGCAGAATTTGAAGACAATGAAAAAGTAATCAGCATTACAAAATCACTTGCAAACTATTTTAGGCTCTCCCTTAGCAACGGACACGAAAAAATACCGTTAAAAGATGAAATTATGCACACTAAAGAATATTTATTCATACAAAAGCAGAGATACGAAAACAAACTTTCCTATTTTTTCAACATAGAAGACGAAAGCCTTCTTTCCATCAAAGTTCCAAAAATCATAATCCAGCCAATTGTAGAAAACTCCATCTATCACGGAATAAAAAACCTTTCTGGAAACGGAATCATCACAATCGACGTTTACAGACAAAACAGCACTGTCAATATCTCAGTCAAAGACAACGGAATAGGCTTTGAAAAAGCTAAACAATTCAAAAAAAGCAAGACTGGCGGTGTAGGAATCAAAAATGTCGATAAAAGAATAAAATTCTATTACGGCAAAAATTACGGAGTATTTATAAATAAAGACAGCAAAACCGAAGGAGCGGAAGTAGTTATAAAAATTCCTTTTAAATCAAGTTTGTAA
- a CDS encoding response regulator transcription factor has translation MYSILIIDDEPIIRRGIKTFIDFEKYKISDVYEAEDGNSAFKTFSEVLPDLVLLDINIPFKNGLTLAEEMKYLKSDVKIAIISGYDYFEYAQKALKIGVEDYILKPVSKTDINEIISKLIYKLEEDKKYNEARKIINKISQIEKSDKNIFHSKYKDILTKKIEEKYSDISFNLNSLADEMNLSSGYLSSLFKNLFGIPFQDYLNNIRMEKAKLLLLTTDLKNYQIGELVGMENFNYFNSKFKKTFGMTPKEFKKSVLEKI, from the coding sequence GTGTATAGTATTTTAATAATTGACGATGAACCGATTATAAGAAGAGGTATTAAAACCTTTATTGATTTTGAAAAATATAAGATAAGTGATGTTTATGAGGCAGAAGACGGTAATTCTGCCTTTAAGACTTTTTCAGAAGTCTTGCCTGACCTTGTCTTGCTGGATATAAATATTCCCTTTAAAAATGGGCTGACTCTTGCCGAGGAAATGAAATATCTGAAAAGTGATGTTAAGATAGCCATTATTTCTGGATATGACTATTTTGAATATGCTCAAAAGGCTTTAAAAATCGGAGTTGAAGACTATATTTTAAAACCTGTTTCCAAGACAGATATAAATGAAATAATTTCAAAACTTATCTATAAGCTGGAAGAAGATAAAAAATATAACGAAGCAAGAAAAATTATTAATAAAATTAGTCAAATTGAGAAATCTGATAAAAATATTTTTCATAGCAAGTATAAAGATATTTTAACAAAAAAAATTGAAGAAAAATACAGCGATATTTCCTTTAACTTAAATTCTCTGGCTGACGAAATGAATTTGTCTTCTGGATATTTGAGTTCACTTTTTAAAAATTTGTTTGGTATTCCTTTTCAGGACTATTTGAATAATATACGGATGGAAAAGGCAAAGCTGCTGCTTTTGACAACAGATCTGAAAAATTATCAAATTGGAGAACTTGTAGGAATGGAAAACTTTAATTATTTCAATTCAAAATTTAAAAAAACTTTTGGAATGACACCAAAAGAATTTAAGAAAAGTGTGTTGGAAAAAATATGA
- a CDS encoding redoxin family protein: protein MKKLIVTIVTLLSFGLISFGNTLQGVQLKDINNKPVSLNKYKGKKIYIKMWASWCPICLSGLSEINSLSADKSKNFTVITIASPGQKGEKPTAKFIQWYKGLNYKNTTVLLDEKGEVLKRAKVLGYPSNIILDGNLNIVKTLPGHLTAAQIKGAVK, encoded by the coding sequence ATGAAAAAATTAATTGTAACAATTGTAACTTTGTTGAGTTTTGGATTGATTTCATTTGGAAATACATTGCAAGGAGTTCAGTTAAAGGACATTAATAATAAACCTGTTTCCCTTAACAAGTACAAAGGTAAGAAAATATATATTAAAATGTGGGCTTCATGGTGTCCTATCTGTCTTTCGGGATTAAGCGAAATTAATTCTTTGAGTGCAGATAAAAGTAAGAATTTTACAGTTATAACTATTGCTTCTCCAGGACAAAAAGGAGAAAAACCTACAGCCAAATTTATTCAGTGGTATAAAGGGCTTAATTACAAAAATACTACTGTTTTACTGGACGAAAAGGGGGAAGTGTTAAAAAGGGCAAAAGTTTTGGGATATCCTTCAAACATTATATTGGATGGGAACTTGAATATTGTTAAAACTTTGCCGGGACATCTGACTGCCGCACAAATCAAAGGAGCTGTTAAATAA
- a CDS encoding cytochrome c biogenesis protein CcdA has product MFNQPLLVGSVFLGGVASFLSPCILPIVPVYLGILSKGKKTVLNTFLFILGLSLTFVSIGFSFSFLTGIFFNDTIKVLAGILVIILGLHQTGILKFNFLEKNKSVNLDLIEKNSSLQAFLLGLTFSLGWTPCVGPILASVLTLAGEKGSAVYGGLMMFIYVLGLATPFVLFSFFSQKLLKKVRALNQYTNYFKIFGGFLIIFMGILLIMNKF; this is encoded by the coding sequence ATGTTTAATCAGCCATTACTAGTAGGAAGCGTATTTTTAGGAGGAGTAGCAAGTTTTCTATCTCCATGTATTCTTCCCATTGTTCCTGTATATTTGGGAATCTTAAGCAAAGGAAAAAAAACTGTGCTTAATACCTTTTTATTTATTTTAGGACTTTCGCTTACTTTTGTAAGCATTGGCTTTAGTTTTAGTTTTCTTACGGGAATTTTCTTTAATGACACTATAAAAGTTTTGGCAGGAATACTTGTAATAATACTGGGATTACATCAGACAGGCATCTTAAAATTTAACTTTTTAGAAAAAAATAAATCTGTAAATTTGGATTTAATTGAGAAAAATTCTTCATTACAGGCTTTTTTGCTAGGATTGACATTTAGTCTAGGGTGGACTCCATGTGTAGGCCCTATTCTTGCCTCAGTGCTTACTCTTGCAGGCGAAAAAGGATCTGCAGTCTATGGAGGGCTAATGATGTTTATATACGTCTTAGGACTTGCCACTCCATTTGTTCTATTTTCCTTTTTCTCTCAGAAATTGCTAAAAAAAGTACGAGCTTTAAATCAATACACAAATTATTTTAAAATCTTTGGAGGATTTCTAATTATATTTATGGGAATTTTGCTAATAATGAATAAGTTTTAA
- the msrB gene encoding peptide-methionine (R)-S-oxide reductase MsrB, which yields MKSRSLLLFLILSLALFSVVLSNKNRKNRNENKPKKENMIQAGNENIKEIYLAGGCFWGLEAYMERIDGVKDVTVGYANGKTEKTSYNIVASTDHAETVHVKYDANKISLSKLLKYYFQVVDPTSINQQGNDRGRQYRTGIYYTNPKDKEIILQEIEEEQKKYTDKIQVEVQPLKNYILAEEYHQDYLRKNPNGYCHIDITKADEVIIDPKDYPKPSDEELKKRLTPLQYSVTQKKNTEHSFSNEYWDNHEAGIYVDITTGEPLFSSKDKYDSGCGWPSFTKPISKDVVTYANDTSFNMVRTEVLSRSGKAHLGHVFDDGPKDKGGLRYCINSASIKFIPLKDMEKEHYGYLIKLVQ from the coding sequence ATGAAATCTAGAAGTCTACTATTATTTTTAATACTATCTTTAGCTTTATTTTCAGTAGTATTATCAAATAAAAATCGTAAAAACAGAAATGAAAATAAACCGAAAAAAGAAAATATGATTCAGGCAGGGAACGAAAACATCAAGGAAATCTATCTTGCTGGCGGCTGTTTCTGGGGACTTGAGGCATATATGGAAAGAATCGACGGGGTAAAGGATGTTACGGTTGGCTATGCGAACGGTAAAACTGAAAAAACGAGTTATAACATTGTCGCATCAACGGATCACGCAGAAACAGTTCACGTAAAATATGACGCAAACAAAATTTCTTTGAGCAAGCTGCTTAAATATTACTTTCAAGTTGTAGATCCTACTAGCATTAATCAGCAGGGAAATGATAGAGGCAGACAATACAGAACAGGGATTTATTATACTAATCCTAAAGATAAAGAAATTATTTTACAGGAAATTGAAGAAGAGCAGAAAAAATATACAGATAAAATTCAAGTTGAAGTTCAGCCTTTGAAAAATTATATACTCGCAGAAGAATACCATCAGGACTATTTAAGAAAAAATCCTAACGGATATTGCCACATTGATATTACTAAAGCAGATGAAGTTATCATTGATCCAAAAGATTATCCAAAACCAAGTGACGAAGAATTGAAAAAACGGCTTACTCCACTTCAATACAGCGTTACACAGAAAAAAAATACTGAACATTCTTTTTCAAATGAGTACTGGGACAATCATGAAGCTGGAATTTATGTGGATATAACGACAGGAGAGCCATTATTTTCCTCAAAGGATAAATATGATTCTGGCTGTGGCTGGCCAAGTTTTACAAAACCTATTTCAAAAGATGTTGTAACTTATGCAAATGATACAAGTTTTAATATGGTAAGGACAGAAGTGCTTAGTCGAAGCGGAAAAGCCCACTTGGGACATGTTTTTGATGATGGGCCTAAAGACAAAGGCGGGCTTCGTTATTGCATAAACAGTGCTTCAATTAAATTTATCCCATTAAAAGATATGGAAAAAGAACATTACGGATATTTAATAAAATTAGTTCAGTAA
- a CDS encoding cell division protein FtsZ: MKNTLNGVKVKIVALGKTGSNVINKMILNNIVKADFITIDTEKLNLDSSKVPKKIFVSSITSFEAMEDLRKQTEKEFQNADMVFIIAEMGEKTGMLLSSAVAEIAKSMNILTVAIVSKPFDFEDLNKIKLAKKGKERLKHFADTIIVIPYQRLNDLYINLPMANIYEKGEKAFVTIVKGILDLIKKQGIVNLDFADIKSILQNSGKTVLGFGKADGEDRAKKAVEQALNTPLLERPIKGAGKILMNITSGKDIRLEEISQIATAVAKSSENPELFLAWGTVFEETKFENPEDFEQKGSCVKVYLIATDFGD; the protein is encoded by the coding sequence ATGAAAAACACGTTAAATGGTGTAAAAGTAAAAATAGTGGCTTTGGGAAAAACAGGAAGTAATGTAATAAATAAAATGATATTAAATAACATTGTAAAGGCTGATTTTATAACGATAGATACGGAAAAGCTGAATTTAGACAGTTCAAAAGTTCCCAAAAAAATATTTGTGTCGTCAATAACTTCATTTGAAGCGATGGAGGATTTAAGAAAACAAACAGAAAAAGAATTTCAAAATGCAGATATGGTGTTTATAATAGCTGAAATGGGAGAAAAAACAGGAATGCTACTTTCATCAGCTGTGGCAGAAATTGCGAAATCTATGAATATACTAACGGTTGCAATAGTGTCAAAGCCTTTTGATTTTGAAGACCTGAATAAAATAAAACTTGCTAAAAAGGGGAAGGAAAGATTAAAACATTTCGCTGATACAATAATAGTCATTCCATATCAAAGATTGAATGATTTATACATAAATCTTCCAATGGCAAATATCTATGAAAAAGGAGAAAAAGCCTTTGTAACAATTGTAAAGGGAATACTGGACTTAATAAAAAAACAGGGAATTGTAAATTTGGACTTTGCAGACATTAAGTCTATATTGCAAAATTCAGGCAAAACAGTATTAGGCTTTGGAAAAGCAGACGGAGAGGACAGAGCAAAAAAGGCAGTAGAACAGGCACTAAATACCCCACTTCTAGAACGTCCAATAAAAGGAGCAGGAAAAATACTAATGAACATAACCTCAGGAAAAGACATACGCCTAGAAGAAATCAGCCAAATCGCCACAGCAGTAGCCAAAAGTTCGGAAAATCCAGAATTATTTCTCGCATGGGGAACAGTCTTTGAAGAAACTAAATTTGAAAATCCTGAAGATTTTGAACAAAAAGGGAGCTGTGTAAAAGTATATTTGATTGCAACAGATTTTGGCGATTAA
- a CDS encoding cell division protein FtsZ — translation MDGIGIKVIGIGTVGNDVLNKMMKKEIAEVEFVGIDTNQENLDKLNVELKMLASEDLSEKVQGALKNTDLVFILTEMSEKKNNEIACVVSEVAKTMGILTVVLVATSINSNGGTEEIKKLEKISDTVIVLPLKKLVEVDSSATFDKLFEKRDKIFIKNVEFITNLIKKQGVVNLVFDDVKIMLGNSGEGITAFGKGEGQDKVKLATEQIINSPFIKNLPKARKILLSITAGPDIGLTDLHEVTMIINEKFAAEQTNILWGYIMDVELEDKIEVEMLITDLKELL, via the coding sequence ATGGACGGTATTGGAATAAAAGTTATTGGAATCGGTACGGTGGGAAATGATGTCTTGAATAAGATGATGAAAAAAGAGATTGCGGAAGTTGAATTTGTGGGAATTGACACAAATCAAGAGAATTTGGATAAATTGAATGTAGAATTAAAAATGTTGGCTTCTGAAGATTTAAGCGAGAAGGTTCAAGGTGCATTGAAAAATACTGATTTAGTATTTATTTTGACAGAAATGTCGGAAAAGAAGAATAATGAGATAGCCTGTGTTGTTTCAGAAGTTGCAAAAACAATGGGAATATTGACAGTAGTTCTAGTTGCTACATCAATTAATTCAAATGGAGGAACTGAAGAAATTAAGAAATTAGAAAAAATTTCTGATACTGTTATAGTTTTGCCTCTTAAAAAATTAGTGGAAGTAGATTCTAGTGCAACTTTTGATAAATTATTTGAAAAAAGAGATAAAATTTTTATAAAAAATGTAGAATTTATAACAAATCTAATAAAAAAACAAGGGGTAGTGAATCTTGTTTTTGATGATGTAAAAATAATGCTAGGAAATTCAGGAGAAGGCATAACAGCATTTGGTAAAGGTGAAGGGCAGGATAAGGTAAAACTTGCTACAGAACAAATAATAAACAGCCCTTTTATAAAAAATCTTCCAAAAGCGAGAAAGATACTGTTAAGCATTACAGCAGGACCAGACATTGGATTAACGGATTTACACGAAGTAACTATGATTATAAATGAAAAATTTGCAGCAGAACAAACAAATATACTATGGGGATACATTATGGATGTTGAGCTTGAAGATAAAATTGAAGTGGAAATGCTGATAACAGATTTAAAGGAATTACTTTAA